The Coffea arabica cultivar ET-39 chromosome 9e, Coffea Arabica ET-39 HiFi, whole genome shotgun sequence genome has a window encoding:
- the LOC113709875 gene encoding cytochrome P450 CYP749A22-like isoform X1 gives MESMKFYFVGFVLIYILFALIKVLHIIWWKPMRIQHRLESQGIKGPPRSILHGSPRELLKKKENTTNLSHDIFPVIQPHIYSWMNIYEGKIFLRWRRGAGAELVITDLDLIKEILNDKEQFFTIAKLSKYLKKIVGGGLGQSEGEKWVKLRKLANQAFHGESLRDMTPAMVESVEMMLRRWRDYDGKEIDVSEEFMLLTAEVISRTAFGSSYVEGEQIFNMMKRLGILTGKIAYKLKPPFIRKFFKDGDDIESDKLEKGIQDSIVEIVKKREKGKKGDDKQSFGEDFLGLLLKAHYDCSSENDNISIEEIIDECKTFYGAGHGTTSILLSWTILLLAINTDWQEKAREEVTKLFGQDPPNSEGISRLKTISMIINETLRLYPPAIYARRTTKEGAKLGNYKLPADLNISIAILAVHHDPQIWGDDAHLFNPERFSQGVSGATKINNPAAFLPFSLGPRTCVGSNFAITEVKIALSMILQRYAFTLSPSYVHSPVQMLALMPQHGVQVVLHAL, from the exons ATGGAGTCCATGAAGTTTTACTTTGTGGGGTTTGTTCTGATTTACATACTCTTTGCTTTGATCAAAGTTCTTCACATAATATGGTGGAAACCAATGCGGATTCAACATAGACTGGAATCACAAGGCATCAAAGGCCCTCCTCGTAGTATCCTTCATGGCAGCCCCAGAGAATTgctaaagaagaaagagaacaCCACCAACTTATCACATGACATATTTCCAGTAATTCAGCCTCACATATACTCTTGGATGAACATTTATG aagggAAGATTTTTCTCCGGTGGAGGCGTGGTGCTGGAGCAGAATTGGTTATCACAGATCTGGATCTCATAAAAGAAATACTGAATGATAAGGAACAATTTTTTACCATAGCAAAATTgagtaaatatttgaaaaagaTTGTAGGAGGTGGTCTTGGGCAATCAGAAGGAGAAAAATGGGTCAAATTGCGAAAACTGGCCAACCAAGCCTTTCATGGTGAGAGTTTAAGG GATATGACCCCAGCAATGGTTGAAAGTGTTGAGATGATGCTGAGAAGGTGGAGAGATTATGATGGCAAGGAAATTGATGTCAGTGAAGAGTTCATGTTGTTAACTGCAGAGGTCATCTCTAGGACTGCATTTGGAAGTAGTTATGTGGAGGGTGAACAAATATTTAACATGATGAAAAGGCTGGGGATTTTAACTGGCAAGATTGCATACAAACTTAAGCCTCCATTCATCAG GAAGTTTTTCAAAGACGGAGATGATATAGAATCGGATAAACTTGAGAAAGGAATTCAAGATTCCATTGTAGAAATTGTgaagaaaagggagaaagggaaaaagggggATGATAAGCAAAGCTTTGGAGAAGATTTTCTTGGATTACTTCTAAAAGCTCATTATGATTGTAGTAGTGAAAATGATAACATATCTATTGAAGAAATAATCGATGAGTGCAAGACATTTTATGGTGCTGGACATGGAACAACATCAATTTTGCTCTCATGGACAATTCTTCTTCTAGCAATCAACACTGATTGGCAAGAGAAAGCCAGGGAAGAGGTGACCAAATTATTTGGACAAGACCCCCCAAATTCAGAAGGGATTTCAAGACTGAAAACG ATTAGCATGATCATTAATGAGACTCTAAGACTCTATCCCCCAGCAATCTACGCAAGAAGAACAACAAAGGAAGGAGCAAAATTAGGGAACTACAAGCTTCCTGCTGATCTAAACATATCTATTGCAATCTTAGCAGTTCACCATGACCCTCAGATATGGGGAGATGATGCCCATCTTTTTAATCCAGAAAGATTTTCACAAGGGGTTTCTGGAGCAACCAAGATCAACAATCCAGCAGCATTTTTGCCTTTCAGCCTTGGACCTCGAACATGTGTTGGCTCGAATTTTGCAATCACTGAAGTAAAGATCGCACTCTCAATGATTTTGCAGAGATATGCTTTCACACTCTCCCCAAGTTATGTACACTCTCCTGTACAGATGCTTGCCCTTATGCCTCAACATGGGGTacaagtggtactccatgctcTCTAA
- the LOC113709875 gene encoding cytochrome P450 CYP749A22-like isoform X2, with product MESMKFYFVGFVLIYILFALIKVLHIIWWKPMRIQHRLESQGIKGPPRSILHGSPRELLKKKENTTNLSHDIFPVIQPHIYSWMNIYGKIFLRWRRGAGAELVITDLDLIKEILNDKEQFFTIAKLSKYLKKIVGGGLGQSEGEKWVKLRKLANQAFHGESLRDMTPAMVESVEMMLRRWRDYDGKEIDVSEEFMLLTAEVISRTAFGSSYVEGEQIFNMMKRLGILTGKIAYKLKPPFIRKFFKDGDDIESDKLEKGIQDSIVEIVKKREKGKKGDDKQSFGEDFLGLLLKAHYDCSSENDNISIEEIIDECKTFYGAGHGTTSILLSWTILLLAINTDWQEKAREEVTKLFGQDPPNSEGISRLKTISMIINETLRLYPPAIYARRTTKEGAKLGNYKLPADLNISIAILAVHHDPQIWGDDAHLFNPERFSQGVSGATKINNPAAFLPFSLGPRTCVGSNFAITEVKIALSMILQRYAFTLSPSYVHSPVQMLALMPQHGVQVVLHAL from the exons ATGGAGTCCATGAAGTTTTACTTTGTGGGGTTTGTTCTGATTTACATACTCTTTGCTTTGATCAAAGTTCTTCACATAATATGGTGGAAACCAATGCGGATTCAACATAGACTGGAATCACAAGGCATCAAAGGCCCTCCTCGTAGTATCCTTCATGGCAGCCCCAGAGAATTgctaaagaagaaagagaacaCCACCAACTTATCACATGACATATTTCCAGTAATTCAGCCTCACATATACTCTTGGATGAACATTTATG ggAAGATTTTTCTCCGGTGGAGGCGTGGTGCTGGAGCAGAATTGGTTATCACAGATCTGGATCTCATAAAAGAAATACTGAATGATAAGGAACAATTTTTTACCATAGCAAAATTgagtaaatatttgaaaaagaTTGTAGGAGGTGGTCTTGGGCAATCAGAAGGAGAAAAATGGGTCAAATTGCGAAAACTGGCCAACCAAGCCTTTCATGGTGAGAGTTTAAGG GATATGACCCCAGCAATGGTTGAAAGTGTTGAGATGATGCTGAGAAGGTGGAGAGATTATGATGGCAAGGAAATTGATGTCAGTGAAGAGTTCATGTTGTTAACTGCAGAGGTCATCTCTAGGACTGCATTTGGAAGTAGTTATGTGGAGGGTGAACAAATATTTAACATGATGAAAAGGCTGGGGATTTTAACTGGCAAGATTGCATACAAACTTAAGCCTCCATTCATCAG GAAGTTTTTCAAAGACGGAGATGATATAGAATCGGATAAACTTGAGAAAGGAATTCAAGATTCCATTGTAGAAATTGTgaagaaaagggagaaagggaaaaagggggATGATAAGCAAAGCTTTGGAGAAGATTTTCTTGGATTACTTCTAAAAGCTCATTATGATTGTAGTAGTGAAAATGATAACATATCTATTGAAGAAATAATCGATGAGTGCAAGACATTTTATGGTGCTGGACATGGAACAACATCAATTTTGCTCTCATGGACAATTCTTCTTCTAGCAATCAACACTGATTGGCAAGAGAAAGCCAGGGAAGAGGTGACCAAATTATTTGGACAAGACCCCCCAAATTCAGAAGGGATTTCAAGACTGAAAACG ATTAGCATGATCATTAATGAGACTCTAAGACTCTATCCCCCAGCAATCTACGCAAGAAGAACAACAAAGGAAGGAGCAAAATTAGGGAACTACAAGCTTCCTGCTGATCTAAACATATCTATTGCAATCTTAGCAGTTCACCATGACCCTCAGATATGGGGAGATGATGCCCATCTTTTTAATCCAGAAAGATTTTCACAAGGGGTTTCTGGAGCAACCAAGATCAACAATCCAGCAGCATTTTTGCCTTTCAGCCTTGGACCTCGAACATGTGTTGGCTCGAATTTTGCAATCACTGAAGTAAAGATCGCACTCTCAATGATTTTGCAGAGATATGCTTTCACACTCTCCCCAAGTTATGTACACTCTCCTGTACAGATGCTTGCCCTTATGCCTCAACATGGGGTacaagtggtactccatgctcTCTAA
- the LOC113709368 gene encoding tubulin beta-5 chain codes for MREILHIQGGQCGNQIGAKFWEVICDEHGIDHTGKYSGDSDLQLERINVYYNEASGGRYVPRAVLMDLEPGTMDSVRSGPYGQIFRPDNFVFGQSGAGNNWAKGHYTEGAELIDAVLDVVRKEAENCDCLQGFQVCHSLGGGTGSGMGTLLISKIREEYPDRMMLTFSVFPSPKVSDTVVEPYNATLSVHQLVENADECMVLDNEALYDICFRTLKLATPTFGDLNHLISATMSGVTCCLRFPGQLNSDLRKLAVNLIPFPRLHFFMVGFAPLTSRGSQQYRALTVPELTQQMWDAKNMMCAADPRHGRYLTASAMFRGKMSTKEVDEQMINVQNKNSSYFVEWIPNNVKSSVCDIPPKGLKMASTFIGNSTSIQEMFRRVSEQFTAMFRRKAFLHWYTGEGMDEMEFTEAESNMNDLVAEYQQYQDATADDEEYEEEEEEVGATA; via the exons ATGAGAGAAATCCTTCACATTCAGGGTGGCCAATGCGGCAACCAGATCGGAGCCAAGTTCTGGGAGGTCATTTGCGACGAGCACGGCATTGACCACACTGGAAAGTACTCCGGCGACTCAGATCTTCAATTGGAGCGCATCAATGTCTACTACAACGAAGCCAGCGGCGGAAGATATGTTCCCCGGGCTGTTCTCATGGACCTTGAGCCCGGTACCATGGATTCCGTCAGGTCCGGCCCTTATGGTCAGATCTTCCGCCCGGATAACTTTGTTTTTGGACAATCCGGTGCTGGGAATAATTGGGCTAAAGGGCATTATACTGAGGGTGCTGAGTTGATTGATGCTGTTCTTGACGTTGTTAGGAAAGAAGCTGAGAATTGTGATTGTTTGCAAG GATTTCAAGTGTGTCATTCATTGGGTGGAGGTACTGGATCTGGTATGGGCACACTTCTCATTTCAAAGATCAGGGAGGAGTATCCAGACCGCATGATGTTGACGTTTTCGGTCTTTCCTTCTCCTAAAGTATCTGATACTGTGGTCGAGCCATACAATGCTACACTGTCTGTCCACCAACTTGTTGAGAATGCAGATGAATGCATGGTTTTGGATAACGAGGCTCTATATGACATCTGTTTCCGTACTCTCAAGCTGGCTACTCCTACTT TTGGTGATCTCAACCACCTCATTTCTGCTACCATGAGTGGTGTCACATGTTGTCTTCGCTTCCCTGGACAGTTGAACTCTGACCTGCGTAAACTTGCCGTTAACCTTATCCCATTCCCACGACTCCATTTCTTCATGGTGGGCTTTGCACCTTTAACATCCAGGGGTTCCCAGCAATACCGTGCTCTCACTGTCCCTGAGCTGACACAGCAGATGTGGGATGCAAAAAACATGATGTGTGCTGCTGACCCACGTCATGGTCGGTACTTAACTGCTTCAGCCATGTTCCGTGGCAAGATGAGTACCAAAGAGGTTGACGAACAGATGATCAATGTCCAGAATAAGAATTCATCTTACTTCGTTGAATGGATTCCCAACAATGTCAAGTCCAGCGTATGCGATATCCCACCCAAGGGTCTGAAAATGGCATCTACTTTCATTGGCAATTCAACTTCCATCCAGGAAATGTTCAGGCGTGTAAGTGAGCAATTCACAGCTATGTTTAGGCGCAAGGCTTTCTTGCACTGGTATACTGGTGAAGGAATGGATGAAATGGAGTTTACCGAGgctgagagcaacatgaatgaTCTGGTAGCTGAATACCAGCAATACCAGGATGCCACTGCTGATGATGAGGAATAtgaagaggaggaagaagaagtagGAGCAACAGCATGA